The DNA segment TTTTCTATTGCAATCAACTGCTCATTGTAAAAAATGAGAGTCATTCCATGAACATCTTCATTATTTTGAAGGAAAGCCAGCCTTTGTGCAAGAGAAAGGCTTGGTGTTTCAACCTTAAAATCTAAATGCTGTATAATGCTTTCCCAAATTCCAAATCCAATAGGCATATCCAGACTTTTTTTATCTATATAAACTTTTTTTAACGAAGGATTAAAGACGCACTCGCTAGAGGTATTCTCAGTGAGTACCTTTATTGTTTTTTTGATTTGATTTTCTCTTAAGAATACCTTTAATTCAGAGTAAACTTTCTCCTGACATGCTAATGTCGTTTCCCTTAGCCCGTTTCGTTCAATTTCAACACTGCACTTGCCGCATTTCCCCTTGCCGCCGCAAACAAGGTCCAGAGGAAAGCCGGCGCTCGCACAAGCTGTAGCAACAGTCGCGCCTTTTTCAATAAAAACCTGTTTTTGCTGAAGCGGAAAAAAAATTTTTACTTTTTGACTCATACTGACCCTCCTTTTAAAACTCAGATTCATAAAATTTATATATTTTACATAAAATCAGTTAATTATGTATATTAGCTATTATACTATATAATTGTCTTACAAACTACTATTTTTTATCCGGTGTTTTTTCATCGTAAAAAACCTCATTGCTGTATCTATATAAAACTGTTAATAAAAGATTAAACATTGTCAAATATCTAGTATTAAAAATTAAATTAAAAATTCTCAATGTGTTGACAATTCAACCGGGCTCGTATATACTGGTTTTAGAAACATGTATATATAAGCATATAAAAATCGATAGGGAGGTGGACGAAGTTTCGGCCTCGTATTTTCCGACTATTAAAAAAATAGTTTACAAAAGGAGGAAGATTGATGCTTGAAGAACTTTTCGACAAAATAGTAGACATGGACGAAGAAGGATCGATTAAACTTGCTAAAGAGTATTTGGACAGTGGCGGAGATGCTCAAAAACTGCTTGAAGTATGTAGAGATGCAATGGCTGTCATAGGAGATAAATTCGAAAAAGGTGAGTATTTTCTTTCCGAGCTGATTCTCGGGGGAGAGATATTTGGAAACATTATGGAATTTACAGTACCCTTAATTAAAGAAGGAGATGCCCAAAAGCTTGGGAAAATGGTACTTGGAACTGTAAAAGGGGATATACACAACATAGGCAAAGATATCTTTAAAGCATTTGTAGAAGCGGCAGGATTCGAAGTAGTCGATATAGGTGTTGACGTACCTGAAGAGAATTTTGTAGAAGCAGTAAAAGAACATAAGCCGGATATAGTTGGCATGTCTTGCTTAATAACAGCAGGCATAAGCTCAATGAAAAATACCGTAGAAGCATTAAAAGAGGCCGGACTAAGAGATGGCATAAAGATAATAATAGGTGGAGGCCGAGTAGACGAAGAAGTAAAACAGTTCTCAGGCGCAGATGCCTGGGCAGATGATGCGGCAAAGGGAGTAAGGCTTTGTAGGGAACTATTAGGAGTAGAGGGGTGATGGAAATGACTACAAAGAGTGCACAGGAGCTTGCTAAGGAGCGCCTTGACCGTATAGAGGCGGCTATAAATCTCGAAGAGCCGGCTAGGGTTCCATGTTGGGGAATCGGCGGGGAGATTGTTGCAAGTTATTCAGGCTTTACGCAATATGATTTGGCTTATGATCCTGAAAAATCCCTAAAAGCAATTGAAAAATTCTTAAAAGATTTTCCTTTTGATACATCAATGGCTGGACTTGCAGGGTTAGACGGGCGAGTATTTAGTATAGCATTTGCAGAACATCCCGATATATCACCTGCTGTTACGTTTATAACAGGACCTCTGCATGATATTTGGGGCGATAAATATACCAGATTTCCGGGTAGAGAGATTGATGTAAACGCTACTCCCCAGTTTGTAGGCGGAACATTTATGGAACCGGACGAATATGACAAACTAATTGAAAATCCTGTAAAGTTTGTTGCGGAAACTATACTTCCAAGAGTATGCCGTAATTTAGAAACCCCGCGTCAGGCTATGGCTACTTTTGTGAGAGTCGGCATGGAAGTTGCCGGAAGCGCTTCTACCATGGGTAAACTAGCTGAAATTTCAGCCAAACTCGGATATCCTGACTTTCCAATGGGATGGGGATATGCGCCGTTAGATATTATAGGCGATTTTTTAAGGGGAGTCGGAACTGTGGTATTAGATATTCACAGATATCCGGATAAGGTTAAAAAAGCTACGGAAGCACTGCTGGAACCTGTTACAAATTATGCATTAACCTCCAAGCAAATGGGAGCCAAGTATGCGATGTTCCCGCTGCATTTGAATGAATATTTATCTCCTAAGCTTTATAATGAGTTTTATTGGCCAACTTTAAAATCAATCATTTTAAGACTTTATGAGGAAGGTATTAAATCGATAGTATTTTTTGAAGGTCATCATGAACAACATTTGGAAACTATATTGGAATTGCCCAGAGGCTGGGGTGTGGCATACTTTGAGAAAACTGATGTCATTAAAGCAAAAGAGGTCTTAAAGGATCATACATGTGTCATGGGCGGTATACCTATAAGCCTAATAGTTAGCGGTAATCCGGAGCAGATAGATGAATACATTAAGAATCTGTTGGAACAAGTAAAACCCGGCGGAGGATTTATACTTGCACCGGGTGTGGGAGCTGCTCCTGCTGAAACACCGCCGGAAAATATAACTGCGGTAATTGAAGCAGTAGAAAAGTACGGTTAGCTTGCAAAAATTGGGCACTGATAAACATATCGGTGCCCAATAAAATTTAGAATAAAAGTCAAGTGATATTTGTATAGGACTAATTTTAAGACTAAAAACAAAATCAACACAAAATAATAAAATATAAGAAAAGTAACAACAAATCTACATTGACAAATAATTAAAAAAATGATATTATACAGACACACTAAGAAGATATACATGTATATACAAACATAATTTTCACATAAATTTGTTATACATAAATTATGAAAAA comes from the Tepidanaerobacter acetatoxydans Re1 genome and includes:
- a CDS encoding B12-binding domain-containing protein, which produces MLEELFDKIVDMDEEGSIKLAKEYLDSGGDAQKLLEVCRDAMAVIGDKFEKGEYFLSELILGGEIFGNIMEFTVPLIKEGDAQKLGKMVLGTVKGDIHNIGKDIFKAFVEAAGFEVVDIGVDVPEENFVEAVKEHKPDIVGMSCLITAGISSMKNTVEALKEAGLRDGIKIIIGGGRVDEEVKQFSGADAWADDAAKGVRLCRELLGVEG
- a CDS encoding uroporphyrinogen decarboxylase family protein, encoding MTTKSAQELAKERLDRIEAAINLEEPARVPCWGIGGEIVASYSGFTQYDLAYDPEKSLKAIEKFLKDFPFDTSMAGLAGLDGRVFSIAFAEHPDISPAVTFITGPLHDIWGDKYTRFPGREIDVNATPQFVGGTFMEPDEYDKLIENPVKFVAETILPRVCRNLETPRQAMATFVRVGMEVAGSASTMGKLAEISAKLGYPDFPMGWGYAPLDIIGDFLRGVGTVVLDIHRYPDKVKKATEALLEPVTNYALTSKQMGAKYAMFPLHLNEYLSPKLYNEFYWPTLKSIILRLYEEGIKSIVFFEGHHEQHLETILELPRGWGVAYFEKTDVIKAKEVLKDHTCVMGGIPISLIVSGNPEQIDEYIKNLLEQVKPGGGFILAPGVGAAPAETPPENITAVIEAVEKYG